A stretch of Pseudomonas sp. LS.1a DNA encodes these proteins:
- the ptrR gene encoding putrescine utilization regulator PtrR, with translation MDLVQLEIFKAVAEQGSISAAAQHIHRVPSNLTTRIKQLEEDLGVELFIREKSRLRLSPAGWNFLEYTRRILDLVHEARLTVAGEDPQGTFALGSLESTAAVRIPALLAAYNQRYPKVDLDLSTGPSGTMLEGVLSGRLVAAFVDGPVLHPTLEGMPVFEEEMMVIAPLNHAPVTRAQDVNGESIYAFRANCSYRHHFENWFVQDQAVPGKIHEMESYHGMLACVSAGAGLAMMPRSMLDNMPGCSTVSAWPMSEDFRYLKTWLVWRRGTVSRSLSMFVKLLEEGRAS, from the coding sequence GTGGACCTGGTGCAACTGGAGATCTTCAAGGCCGTGGCAGAGCAGGGGAGTATCAGCGCCGCCGCGCAGCACATCCATCGGGTGCCGTCGAACCTGACCACGCGCATCAAGCAACTGGAAGAGGACCTGGGCGTGGAGCTGTTCATCCGTGAAAAGAGCCGCCTGCGCCTGTCCCCAGCAGGCTGGAACTTCCTTGAGTACACCCGGCGCATCCTCGACCTGGTGCACGAGGCGCGGCTGACCGTGGCCGGTGAAGACCCGCAAGGTACCTTCGCCCTGGGGTCGCTGGAAAGCACGGCGGCGGTGCGCATCCCGGCCTTGCTGGCGGCCTACAACCAGCGTTACCCCAAGGTCGACCTGGACCTGTCCACCGGGCCTTCCGGGACCATGCTCGAAGGCGTGCTGTCTGGCCGCCTGGTGGCGGCGTTCGTCGATGGGCCGGTGCTGCACCCGACGCTGGAGGGCATGCCGGTGTTCGAGGAAGAAATGATGGTCATCGCGCCGCTCAACCACGCCCCGGTAACCCGCGCCCAGGACGTCAATGGCGAAAGCATCTACGCCTTTCGCGCCAACTGTTCGTACCGCCACCACTTCGAGAACTGGTTCGTCCAGGACCAGGCCGTGCCGGGCAAGATCCACGAGATGGAGTCGTACCACGGCATGCTGGCCTGCGTTAGCGCCGGTGCCGGCCTGGCCATGATGCCGCGCAGCATGCTCGACAACATGCCCGGTTGCAGCACCGTCAGTGCCTGGCCGATGTCGGAGGATTTCCGCTACCTGAAAACCTGGCTGGTGTGGCGACGGGGTACGGTGTCGCGCAGTTTGAGCATGTTCGTGAAATTGCTCGAAGAAGGGCGCGCAAGCTGA
- a CDS encoding carboxypeptidase regulatory-like domain-containing protein codes for MRNHHYALGAALLIALALPWTLAAAADLNAPINMQAVQLQQQEQNGIRYLQGGIGQDEANALRKTPGYDLHVELSTGPEGEFQSGANVDIQNAQGQSVLSVVDAGPLLYVQLPPGKYKVTGNAQGETVQQLVTVSGKAPTTVSLNWR; via the coding sequence ATGCGTAACCATCACTATGCCCTCGGCGCGGCGCTGCTGATCGCCCTGGCGCTGCCATGGACCCTGGCCGCCGCCGCCGACCTCAATGCCCCGATCAACATGCAGGCCGTGCAACTGCAACAGCAGGAGCAGAACGGCATCCGCTACCTGCAAGGTGGCATCGGCCAGGATGAAGCCAACGCCCTGCGCAAAACCCCGGGCTATGACCTGCACGTAGAGCTCTCCACCGGCCCGGAAGGTGAGTTCCAGAGCGGTGCCAACGTCGACATCCAGAATGCACAGGGCCAGTCCGTGCTCAGCGTTGTGGATGCCGGGCCGCTGCTGTACGTGCAGTTGCCTCCCGGCAAGTACAAAGTTACGGGCAACGCCCAGGGTGAGACGGTGCAACAGTTGGTGACCGTGAGTGGCAAGGCCCCCACGACCGTTAGCTTGAACTGGCGTTGA